Proteins encoded in a region of the Quercus lobata isolate SW786 chromosome 8, ValleyOak3.0 Primary Assembly, whole genome shotgun sequence genome:
- the LOC115956174 gene encoding receptor-like protein Cf-9, which produces MESWKEGTDCCSWDGVTCDRMKGDVIGLDLSCSWLCGTIPFNSSLFLLPHLQWLNLASNNFNYSSISSRFGQFARLKHLDLSHSMFSGKVPLEISQLSQLASLDLSDYNSYLKLEASVVKRLVQNLTKLRELHLENVEMSSISLSSFMNLSSALTSITLNNCLLRGKLPDHIFRLPNLRELILTDNPELTWSFPMVNWSTPLRYLDVSRTIYSGVLPKSIGKMKFIQHLFMSECKFNGSIPAWLGNLTQLIDLDLSINNFSGEMPSSISNLFVLSYFDLRSNNIQGALPIWLGNLTRVTEIFFGTNNFTGQIPSSLSNLKNLTFLGLRYNNIGGRIPNCFANLTKLTAIHLSYNQLTGQFAEFQFSDSLEFLSLDNNRLYGSIPKSISNLVNLSFLDISSNDLNGTVDFNMFKKLKTLLYLNFRANLLHGVLPVPPSSMRNFLISNNRLSGEIPSSICNSWI; this is translated from the exons ATGGAGTCCTGGAAGGAGGGAACTGATTGCTGCTCATGGGATGGTGTTACATGTGATAGGATGAAAGGAGATGTGATAGGCCTTGACCTCAGTTGTAGCTGGCTTTGTGGCACCATTCCTTTCAACAGTAGCCTCTTTCTTCTCCCTCACCTGCAATGGCTCAACCTCGCTTCAAACAATTTTAACTATTCCTCCATTTCATCTAGGTTTGGCCAGTTTGCAAGATTGAAACACCTTGACCTTTCTCACTCCATGTTTTCTGGCAAAGTCCCACTTGAAATATCTCAACTCTCCCAACTCGCCTCACTAGATCTCTCTGACTACAATAGCTATCTCAAACTCGAAGCATCTGTTGTGAAGAGGCTTGTCCAAAATCTGACCAAGCTAAGAGAACTTCATCTTGAGAATGTTGAGATGTCTTCTATTTCTCTTAGTTCTTTCATGAATCTGTCTTCTGCTTTGACATCCATTACTCTCAACAATTGTTTATTGCGCGGGAAGCTACCTGATCACATTTTCCGCCTACCAAACCTGCGTGAGCTTATTCTAACAGATAATCCTGAACTCACATGGTCTTTTCCAATGGTAAATTGGAGCACACCACTAAGGTATTTGGATGTCTCTCGCACAATTTACTCAGGAGTGTTACCAAAATCAATTGGCAAAATGAAATTCATACAACATTTGTTTATGAGTGAATGCAAGTTTAATGGGTCCATTCCTGCATGGCTTGGCAACCTTACACAGctcattgatttggatttatcaattaacaattttagtggtgagatgCCATCATCAATTTCAAATCTCTTTGTACTCTCCTACTTCGACCTACGATCCAATAATATTCAAG GAGCATTACCAATATGGCTTGGGAATCTCACGAGAGTTACTGAGATTTTCTTTGGAACTAACAACTTTACGGGCCAAATCCCATCATCACTTTCAAACCTAAAGAATCTCACTTTTCTTGGCCTCAGATATAACAACATTGGAGGCAGGATTCCCAATTGTTTTGCCAACCTCACAAAACTCACCGCAATTCACTTGTCTTACAACCAACTCACTGGTCAATTTGCTGAATTTCAATTTAGCGATTCACTGGAGTTCCTATCATTAGATAATAACAGGCTTTATGGCTCTATTCCAAAGTCTATCTCTAATCTTGTCAACCTTTCATTTCTTGATATTTCATCAAATGACTTGAATGGCACTGTGGACTTTAATATGTTCAAAAAGCTGAAAACACTTCTATATTTGAACTTCCGTGCCAATCTACTACATGGCGTGCTTCCTGTTCCACCATCTTCTATGCGCAACTTTTTGATCTCCAACAATAGATTAAGTGGGGAGATCCCATCTTCGATTTGCAAT TCATGGATTTGA